In the genome of bacterium, one region contains:
- a CDS encoding YfhO family protein: protein MNKISKFVSFLVLFFVVFLFFGKALFSHKTFVYRDIHLLMYPMKIYASSCIKNGIFPFWNPYILCGAPFAAQVHHQTLYPLSIINYILPIFFSLDLFIFLHIFLAGVFFYLLMKDQGLDSSSSLFASLSYAFSGIFLSFGNIFITITTATWSPLLLLFYLRALRRNSIFYSIVSGLVIAIEFLAGLPDFLFYDIILLSLLSFAFIFHKKSIFPLRSLFITGIVSIGISLFQLLPFLELVSLSNRKAGISFEQSSLWSLFPQEFIGFFIPLFTSIPSEEGYVFPYLGQKMVTSFYIGILPILLAIQAPFFIRRRIILFFSSILIFSLFLSMGKNLSLYPFLYKFLPFFSLMRNPIKTLHLVSISLSILAGFGFFYSKDKSKIFVPATLLFLFLAFLFYLNPKSLFFLVAKLPSPYKTNPFEVSLWYSFVFKNCLYISLILLIAILILKRKKHIAPLLICLTIFDLYLFNGNLNYLIDEGFYKKKPEIVEMLKGKFIRYIPASSNIQEMVKHIGERSRYKDFLLSKAILHGNFGMLFGLFNAGGYEGIILSDFSNLPIYKLAKMLGVKYLISKEKDGIFVYEQDCLPSAFIKTKNSKLKTKNYCKIIKYEPNKVLIKVDTEKPGFLFLSDTYYPGWRCYINKKETKIYKVNYCFRAVCVPEGKHIVEFRYIPRTFIIGLIASIISFCIIILILIDTKRFF from the coding sequence TCTTTGGGAAAGCCCTATTTTCCCATAAAACCTTTGTCTATAGAGACATCCACCTTTTAATGTATCCAATGAAGATATATGCTTCTTCCTGCATAAAGAATGGTATATTCCCCTTTTGGAATCCCTATATCTTATGTGGAGCACCATTTGCTGCCCAGGTACACCACCAGACATTATATCCATTATCAATTATCAATTACATCCTCCCTATATTTTTCTCTTTGGATCTATTTATCTTTCTCCATATATTTCTTGCAGGGGTATTTTTCTATTTGTTGATGAAGGATCAAGGATTAGATAGCTCATCCTCATTATTTGCAAGCCTTTCCTATGCCTTCTCGGGAATATTTCTATCCTTTGGGAATATATTTATAACCATAACAACAGCGACCTGGAGCCCCTTGCTCCTTCTTTTCTATTTAAGAGCCCTAAGGAGAAATAGCATTTTTTATTCAATTGTAAGTGGCTTGGTTATTGCTATTGAATTCCTAGCCGGACTTCCAGATTTCCTTTTTTACGATATTATCCTTTTGAGCCTTTTGTCATTTGCCTTTATCTTTCATAAAAAATCAATTTTTCCCCTAAGGTCTCTTTTTATTACAGGCATTGTATCAATTGGAATTTCCCTCTTTCAACTCTTACCATTCTTGGAGCTTGTTTCTCTTTCTAATAGAAAAGCTGGTATTTCATTTGAACAAAGCTCTTTATGGTCTCTTTTTCCACAAGAATTTATAGGGTTTTTTATTCCTCTCTTTACCTCTATTCCATCCGAAGAAGGCTATGTATTTCCATATTTAGGACAAAAGATGGTAACAAGCTTCTATATAGGAATTTTGCCTATTTTGCTTGCAATTCAGGCTCCATTTTTTATAAGAAGAAGAATTATCCTTTTCTTTTCCTCTATCCTTATTTTTTCTCTATTCCTTTCTATGGGAAAAAACCTTTCTTTATATCCTTTTCTTTATAAATTCCTCCCTTTCTTTTCTTTAATGAGAAATCCCATTAAGACATTACACCTTGTTAGCATTTCCCTCTCCATCCTTGCTGGATTTGGATTTTTTTATTCCAAAGACAAAAGCAAAATTTTTGTTCCTGCAACCCTTCTCTTTTTATTTTTGGCATTTCTTTTCTATTTAAATCCCAAATCACTTTTTTTCCTTGTTGCAAAACTGCCTTCTCCATACAAAACTAACCCTTTTGAAGTAAGTCTATGGTATTCTTTTGTCTTTAAAAATTGCCTATATATTTCCCTTATCCTTTTGATAGCAATTCTTATTCTTAAAAGAAAAAAACACATAGCACCCCTTCTTATTTGCCTTACAATCTTTGACCTCTATCTCTTTAATGGGAATTTAAATTATTTAATAGATGAGGGATTTTATAAAAAAAAGCCAGAGATAGTAGAGATGCTTAAAGGTAAATTTATCCGATATATTCCAGCATCTTCTAACATTCAGGAAATGGTAAAGCATATTGGAGAAAGGTCAAGATATAAGGATTTTTTGCTTTCAAAGGCGATATTGCATGGAAATTTTGGAATGCTTTTTGGTCTTTTTAATGCAGGTGGGTATGAAGGAATAATCCTCTCTGATTTTAGTAATTTGCCAATATATAAGCTAGCAAAGATGCTTGGGGTTAAATACCTTATTTCCAAAGAGAAGGATGGAATTTTTGTCTATGAACAAGATTGCCTTCCAAGTGCATTTATTAAAACTAAAAACTCAAAACTCAAAACTAAAAACTATTGTAAAATTATTAAATATGAGCCGAATAAAGTTTTAATCAAGGTAGATACAGAAAAACCCGGATTTCTGTTTTTATCGGATACATATTATCCTGGTTGGCGTTGCTACATCAATAAAAAAGAAACGAAGATATACAAGGTAAATTATTGCTTTAGGGCTGTTTGTGTTCCAGAAGGGAAGCACATTGTAGAATTTAGGTATATTCCAAGGACATTTATCATTGGCTTGATAGCAAGCATAATTTCCTTTTGTATCATTATCCTTATTCTAATTGACACAAAAAGGTTTTTTTAG